In Littorina saxatilis isolate snail1 linkage group LG8, US_GU_Lsax_2.0, whole genome shotgun sequence, a single genomic region encodes these proteins:
- the LOC138972312 gene encoding uncharacterized protein, with product MTSFKTDTQKLMFLVMLVVADSTRAKVLTLPTARSETVSSRQHGDLPAATSGTVLRTVRDLNEDDRLTSDLTEDRLISHFPDDRKRGAFELTDIDPAPRNGKDLNENDRLTSHATDDQKRTVSTGPNKCPQNTGFEG from the exons ATGACGAGTTTCAAAACGGACACACAGAAGCTGATGTTCTTGGTGATGCTGGTCGTTGCGGACAGCACCAGAGCCAAGGTTCTCACTCTGCCCACGGCCAGGAGCGAGACCGTGAGTTCAAGGCAACATGGTGACCTGCCCGCCGCGACCTCTGGCACTGTTCTTCGCACTGTACGCGACTTGAATGAAGACGACCGTCTGACATCTGACCTTACTGAAGACCGTCTGATATCTCATTTCCCTGATGACCGGAAGCGCGGAGCTTTTGAG CTAACGGACATTGATCCTGCTCCTCGCAATGGAAAAGACTTGAATGAAAACGATCGTCTGACATCTCACGCCACTGACGACCAGAAGCGAACAGTTT CAACTGGTCCAAATAAATGCCCTCAAAACACAGGATTTGAAGGTTAA